Proteins from a genomic interval of Phlebotomus papatasi isolate M1 chromosome 3, Ppap_2.1, whole genome shotgun sequence:
- the LOC129807753 gene encoding ubiquitin carboxyl-terminal hydrolase 5: MDDLQSHLARIRVPSSYDNIFKDECVYSFDTPETETGLYVCLNTFLGFGKDYVLGYYEKTKNAVFLHIRRLKTEIPPESGGVEGPEKKITRLAIGIEGGFDPGAGKKYTYEENYSIVVLPGFQTMPYSTKLPQPVVNSVSAILAADSAMKKAEKSSLTGTWDGEVRHVSACAKDLLQLDNGRKIPPSGWKCDKCELTTNLWLNLTDGAVLCGRRFFDGSGGNDHAVLHYKETGYPLAVKLGTITSEGKGDVYSYEEDDMVEDPYLVQHLAHFGIKINQMEKTEKSMVELELDLNQRVGEWSLMCESGSNLTPMSGPGCTGMQNLGNSCYLNSVMQVIFTIPDFVERFVGNADGIFAKYPNDPASDFNIQMAKLGVGLLSGKYSSPGEGFGDTEPVGISPAMFKTLIGKDHPEFSTKLQQDAHEFYLHLVTTLEKNSRGQVNPADALKYTVEERLMCSASGKVRYSTRNEWSLPLQIPLHLATNIPEIRAYEEKLAEAKKKGEKVNPNEAVRPKIPFTACLNAFTSEEIIDQFYSTAIKDKTRARKITRLATMPDFLMIHFKKFTLNDDWSSQKLDVSIDVPDELDLSSLRAEPRRDGEELLPEIAGQPPPLPPMDEQVLEQLVQMGFPPESCKKAIFFTKNTGVENATQWIMEHITDADFSDPFVPPGTDVSKSAFVADANGLQMLMGMGFNERQATKALRETGNNIERAADWIFSHQSELDAMETSEEADVPREIPVRDGGNNYKLVAFISHMGTSAQMGHYICHILKDNQWLIFNDNKVAISQNPPKDLGYLYLYRRV; this comes from the exons ATGGATGATCTGCAGAGTCATTTGGCCAGGATCCGTGTGCCTAGCAGCTATGACAATATTTTCAAGGATGAATGCGTCTACTCCTTTGACACCCCG GAGACTGAAACTGGGCTGTATGTGTGTCTCAACACTTTCCTGGGCTTCGGGAAGGACTATGTGTTGGGCTACTATGAGAAGACGAAGAATGCTGTATTCCTGCACATTCGGCGCCTCAAGACAGAAATCCCGCCGGAAAGTGGCGGTGTTGAAGGTCCTGAGAAGAAGATAACGCGCCTGGCAATTGGGATTGAGGGTGGATTTGATCCGGGAGCAGGGAAGAAGTACACGTACGAGGAGAATTATAGCATTGTGGTGCTGCCGGGCTTCCAGACGATGCCCTACAGCACAAAATTGCCACAGCCCGTGGTGAATTCGGTTAGTGCTATTTTGGCGGCGGATTCGGCCATGAAGAAGGCCGAGAAGAGCTCTCTGACTGGGACATGGGATGGGGAGGTGAGGCATGTGTCAGCCTGTGCCAAGGATTTGTTGCAGCTGGACAATGGACGGAAGATTCCGCCGAGTGGATGGAAGTGTGACAAGTGTGAGTTGACCACAAATCTCTGGCTCAATCTCACGGATGGGGCAGTTCTCTGTGGCAGGAGATTCTTCGATGGGTCCGGGGGGAATGATCATGCAGTGCTGCATTACAAAGAAACAGGCTACCCGTTGGCCGTGAAGCTGGGAACGATTACGTCGGAAGGCAAGGGGGATGTCTACAGCTACGAGGAGGATGATATGGTAGAGGATCCGTATCTGGTGCAACATTTGGCCCATTTCGGGATCAAAATCAATCAGATGGAGAAGACAGAGAAGTCCATGGTGGAGCTGGAGCTGGATCTCAATCAGCGAGTTGGGGAGTGGAGTCTCATGTGCGAAAGTGGCAGCAATCTCACTCCCATGTCCGGCCCTGGATGCACCGGGATGCAGAATCTGGGAAATTCCTGCTACCTCAACAGCGTCATGCAG GTCATCTTCACCATTCCGGACTTTGTGGAGCGTTTTGTGGGCAATGCCGATGGGATTTTTGCCAAGTATCCAAATGATCCGGCGAGTGATTTCAATATTCAGATGGCTAAATTGGGCGTGGGACTCCTCAGTGGCAAGTACAGTTCTCCGGGAGAGGGATTTGGGGACACTGAGCCGGTAGGAATCTCTCCGGCCATGTTCAAAACTCTCATTGGCAAAGATCATCCGGAATTCTCAACGAAGCTCCAGCAGGATGCTCATGAATTCTACCTACATCTGGTCACTACCCTGGAGAAGAACAGTCGTGGTCAGGTGAATCCGGCAGATGCTCTCAAGTACACAGTCGAAGAGCGTCTGATGTGCTCAGCCAGTGGCAAAGTCCGGTACAGCACGAGGAATGAATGGAGTCTGCCACTGCAGATTCCCCTTCATCTGGCCACAAATATCCCCGAGATCCGGGCATATGAGGAAAAATTGGCTGAGGCCAAGAAGAAGGGCGAGAAGGTGAATCCCAATGAGGCTGTTCGGCCCAAGATTCCCTTCACAGCCTGTCTCAATGCCTTCACCAGTGAAGAGATCATCGATCAATTCTACAGCACTGCCATCAAGGATAAGACCCGAGCTAGGAAAATCACTCGCCTGGCCACAATGCCAGACTTCCTCATGATTCACTTCAAGAAGTTCACTCTCAATGACGATTGGTCTTCCCAGAAACTGGATGTGTCCATTGATGTGCCCGATGAACTTGACTTGAGCAGTTTGAGGGCAGAACCGAGAAGGGACGGGGAGGAATTGCTGCCGGAAATTGCCGGACAGCCTCCACCACTTCCGCCAATGGATGAACAAGTGCTGGAGCAATTGGTGCAGATGGGATTCCCACCGGAATCCTGCAAGAAAGCCATTTTCTTCACCAAGAACACGGGAGTGGAGAATGCTACGCAGTGGATCATGGAACACATCACAGATGCCGATTTCAGCGATCCCTTCGTCCCTCCCGGAACTGATGTCTCCAAATCTG CTTTCGTGGCTGATGCCAATGGCCTCCAAATGCTGATGGGGATGGGATTCAATGAGAGACAAGCTACAAAAGCCCTCAGGGAGACTGGAAATAACATTGAGAGGGCAGCTGACTGGATATTTTCGCATCAGAGCGAATTGGACGCGATGGAGACGAGTGAGGAAGCTGATGTTCCTCGTGAGATTCCCGTTAGAGATGGAGGAAACA ATTACAAGTTGGTTGCCTTCATTTCTCACATGGGCACGTCCGCTCAGATGGGTCACTACATCTGCCACATTCTCAAGGACAACCAGTGGCTGATATTCAATGACAACAAAGTGGCGATTTCGCAGAATCCACCCAAGGATTTGGGCTATCTCTACCTCTATAGGCGtgtctaa